A segment of the Penaeus monodon isolate SGIC_2016 chromosome 38, NSTDA_Pmon_1, whole genome shotgun sequence genome:
ACATGCAATAAATTGGAAATGTATGATTTCTACATCCAAATGATGTATATAAATCATGTATAAATACtgcaataagaaataaatatattatgatatactgatatattaaaTGAAGATACTGTACATAATACAATCAGGAAATATTGATTAGTATAATCGAGattatatactttaaattatataaagtattttactATTCACtattttatagtgtatatacacagtacatgatatattaatctaatattataacaaaggataaatatacagacaaatattagttacataatataatatatatatatatatatatatatttaatatataatatataatatatatatatatatatataatgatataataatatatatatatatataatatatatatatataatatatatatatatatatatatatatatatgtatatatatatatattatataatatatatatatatatatatatatatatatatatatataatatatatatataatatatatatatatatatatatattatatatatatatatatatatatatataaatatatatatatatatatatatatatatatatatatatattatatagtattatatatatatatatatatatatatatatatacacatatgtgtgtctgtttttgcgcTTGTTTATGGATGTAATATCATGCTGTGTGAACACTAAAATAGGAATAGAAGAATACTTgtattaattaagtaataatcTCGAAACCCGTAACACAATTTCCGATGGTATTGAGCAGTATCTTCATAATATATCagtaatcataatatattcatttctGTTGCAGGATTACATGATTTATATACATCAGCTTTGGATGTGGAGAAATCATCATTCCAATTTATTGCATGTTAGATTATTAGATCAACTTTTCTTTACTGAATTTTTTTGTGTAGACTTCAGTATTTGAGTTTCTGCAATGTTTACTAAGATCTGCTCTATTAACGTGATTTTAACGCTGTAATTCATTGCTTTTGTAGAATCTTACATGTTTGATTTCGATATAATAGGTTTAGAATGAACCTCAAGTAGACCATGTTTCGACACAGGCTTTACGAAAATCCATAGTCTTTGAGGTCGGCCTAAAGACTGTAGAAAATGATCTTGTATGGTTTTCGCTTTATGATGAAAATTGGCTTTGATATCTGATCTTTTATTGCTCTTTGAACATTCTGTTAAGTGAtcgtattgataatgaaaaagaggtAATATTCACACATCTTTATTTCTAAAACATCATCTATAATCTAGTGtactaacagaagaaaaaaaaactagtctTTGCATGACCTTCATTTGCGTCGAAGCAACGGTGTATATATAGTCTGCTGCTGAGCGAACGGCATCAGATACTACTGTAGCTGCCACAGTCATCATGAACGCTAAggtaaatatctattttttttccatgtgcaCCGCGCTTTACGCATACGATTACACGTAAGAGGATAAAACAATGTTTATTGTTTGACACATGTTTAATAATACAGACAATATGACCATTAGAAAAGAGTAAACAAAGCTCCTTCGCTTCGTTTCCTCCGGTACAGGTCCTGCTCCTGGTTTGTTTTGCAGCCGTTGTTGCTGCGGACAGTTTTGTAAGTATTCATTTagtcattttacaaaaaaaaaaaaaaacaaaaaaacaacaacaacaataacaacaacactgctGCCTTCAGTGAAATATGAGAATATCTgcaaatatcataaatatcatgtCCTATTtcaggaatctgaaaaaatattatgacatttctttttcttaggAATCCGCCGAATCAGGTGAATACAACTTCAACTGGGCCGTCAAACACGAcgactccggcaacgacttcggccaCCAGGAAGTCCGCAATGGAGACGACACCCAGGggtcctactacgtgcagctccccgacggccgcctgcagaccgtCAGGTACGTCGTGGACGGCGACAacggctacgtggctgaggtgagctacgagggcgaggctcgatACCCCGACTCCAATGAATCAAAGTGAAGAGATTCTGTTGGCCTCTACGTGGACTGAAGCGACCCGGAATATACCCAGTTTAATAGTCTGTCTAACGTTAGTTAGACAGACTATTAATGCCGACTTTATTCCCACaagtcttttcatttttgttagacAATGTTCTCGTAAGGAAACCGAATGTTGTAGATATactttgtttattatgttttccAATAAATTGTCTCCTCTGCAAGAGTTATATTCACTTCATCCTTATACATTCCtgatgtgcagaaaaaaaaaaatgagagcaatGTAAACATACTTGAAATTGATAACGAAATATCGGCTGAATGTTTACGTGCatactatataatgtaaatgtgaatgtgtacttttatttatttgctgaAGCAATGAGAAGCTACAAACTATTGATGACATGTTTACAACTTTGGTAAAAATAGTTGCTTGAAAAATACGTCAAATGTTCGTCTCCAAGCATACTTCCACCTATCGCTtgtgcatttctttctttccagacATTCTTTATTTTCAAGGTCGCAACACTGTGTGAACCGTCAATTTCATGCACATTTTAGTTGGAGGATTGTTAATCGGGTACAAGAGTGATAAGTGAATCTTGAACTGAACTGTACCCacttctctctgatatatatgtatatatatatatacacatacatagacatacacacacacacacacacacacacacacacacacacacacacacacacacacattatatatatatttatatgtgtgtgtgtgtgtgtgtgtgtgtgtgtgtgtgtgtgtgtgtgtgtgtgtgtgtgtgtgtgtgtgtctgtgtgtgtgcgtgtgttagtgtgtgtgtgtatgtataaacacacatacatatttatgcacacatacatccacacacacacacacacacacatggaataaaaatacaaataaaattaagtgTATACGCACGTGcataaactaacacacacataggAGGTTGGGATTATTCAAAGAAGAAATTAGAAAATTAGTTTTTGGTAATATTTTCTTATGATCACATGGATGTAAAATGTTTCATGTACACTgcagtttttattatgtttactcCATTTGTTGCTAACTCGACTCCTTTTGGTTCCACTATGGGATCTTGCTTAATATCTAACTTCATTATAACAATCCCTTTCTTAGCTAATATTactaccccccctctttccccccttcttccttgtgtatgtgtgtgtgtgtatgtgttcatgtatgtatgcgtgtttctatgtatgtatgtatatatatatatatatatatatatatatatatatatatatatatatatatatatatatatatttttttttttttttttttttttttttttttttttttttttttttttttttgagggggggggggtatacacatacacacacacacacacaaacacacacacacacacacacacacacaatatatatatatatatatacatatatatatatatatatttatatatatataagtagtcatatatgtatatatatagccatatatatatatatatatatatatatatatatatatatatatatatatatatatatatatatatatatatatatatatgtgtgtgtgtgtgtgtgtgtgtgtgtgtgtgtgtgtgtgtgtgtgtgtgtgtgtgtgttcttacctagttgtgtCAATGCGGGAGTAAAACTAAGCTCAGATGATCCCGTCTGCTATATTGAAATTATCGTTTAACTTTTTAAACTGATTCCCATTTTTGCCACACACAGCCTTATTTGGAAGACTGTTTCATGTTTTAATAGTTCTGTTTGGAAAACTGaagattttgatattttcatcaCCTCTTTTTGCATTCAACCTTTTACTgtgccttcttttcctttctttctttcaaaatgaTATAGTCATCTTTAACCTAGATGAACAtgtcacccctttcctcctcttccaaagTAGTAGGTCCTAGTTTCTCTAGTCTATTTTCATAGGTCATGTCTCTTATAGTAGTGCCATCTCGTGGCTGCTCTTGGAGATCTTCCCGGTTTGTCTGTATCATTTTTtgagtgtggactccataccaatGCACCGTACTCTAGATTAGGCAATGATGATTTTCTATACCCTATCTTCTTCCATATACACGAATTCCCTCTTCATGTAAACAATCAGTCCTACTATAGCATTTTAtggaccttttcatttatattatcatttgggcttatgtttatgattattctaagcttttttccccctatctGTCTTCTAATTCTTAATGATATAGTAgacgattttactttttttccgaaCATGACTTT
Coding sequences within it:
- the LOC119596826 gene encoding pro-resilin-like; amino-acid sequence: MNAKVLLLVCFAAVVAADSFESAESGEYNFNWAVKHDDSGNDFGHQEVRNGDDTQGSYYVQLPDGRLQTVRYVVDGDNGYVAEVSYEGEARYPDSNESK